From a region of the Corallococcus coralloides DSM 2259 genome:
- a CDS encoding HD-GYP domain-containing protein — protein MADNLKINQTQDENLGEYGREHNEKLQNLSRSMLAGLYMLVRSVKMYDPENAVFEKPLHQLQDIINQIIGKEGRLELTGVKDSYYLNGMLVKVDLNSIENQRYLLAEMRAKDVGGITLTKPVTVQELKNFVWIFSKEQTTTAEEDGLQGRKLLNMRVAKFSKLKEKLNKDMDTPGDQKVDRKKYAMTVYARAVFFLQKYLESVRAGKPIGSSRALRLVQDFVDISFDQRTHFLGMTTQKREEDYLVYHQVNVALMCIVFGAELGLTKPQLRDLGYIALFHDAGMTTLPEELATKRGALTADEKTTVARAPLISVRNILMEKGFSRSTLLRVVTTFEHKTDYGTAVRDARGNIQMIIPKTNLGVYAKIIAICDAYDALTSRRPYRDAYGPEVALMLMWTEMRQKFDPELLSVFMRVMAIQPIKVLSRRQQQLSVSGL, from the coding sequence ATGGCCGACAATCTGAAGATCAATCAGACCCAGGACGAAAACCTGGGCGAGTACGGTCGAGAGCACAACGAGAAGCTCCAGAACCTGTCGCGCTCCATGCTCGCGGGCCTCTACATGCTGGTGCGCTCGGTGAAGATGTATGACCCGGAGAACGCCGTTTTTGAGAAGCCGCTCCACCAGCTCCAGGACATCATCAACCAGATCATCGGCAAGGAAGGCCGGCTGGAGCTGACGGGCGTCAAGGACTCGTACTACCTCAACGGCATGCTGGTGAAGGTGGACCTGAACTCCATCGAGAACCAGCGCTACCTGCTGGCGGAGATGCGCGCCAAGGACGTGGGCGGCATCACGCTGACCAAGCCCGTCACGGTGCAGGAGCTGAAGAACTTCGTCTGGATCTTCAGCAAGGAGCAGACCACCACCGCGGAGGAGGACGGCCTGCAGGGGCGCAAGCTCCTCAACATGCGCGTGGCGAAGTTCTCCAAGCTGAAGGAGAAGCTGAACAAGGACATGGACACGCCGGGCGACCAGAAGGTCGACCGCAAGAAGTACGCGATGACCGTGTACGCCCGCGCGGTGTTCTTCCTGCAGAAGTACCTGGAGTCCGTGCGCGCGGGGAAGCCCATCGGCTCGTCGCGGGCGCTGCGACTGGTGCAGGACTTCGTGGACATCTCCTTCGATCAGCGCACCCACTTCCTGGGCATGACGACGCAGAAGCGCGAGGAGGACTACCTCGTCTACCACCAGGTGAACGTGGCGCTGATGTGCATCGTGTTCGGCGCGGAGCTGGGGCTCACCAAGCCGCAGCTGCGCGACCTGGGCTACATCGCGCTCTTCCACGACGCGGGCATGACGACGCTGCCGGAGGAGCTGGCCACCAAGCGCGGCGCGCTCACCGCGGACGAGAAGACGACGGTGGCCCGCGCGCCGCTCATCAGCGTGCGCAACATCCTGATGGAGAAGGGCTTCAGCCGCTCCACGCTGTTGCGCGTGGTGACGACGTTCGAGCACAAGACGGACTACGGCACCGCGGTGCGGGATGCGCGCGGCAACATCCAGATGATCATCCCCAAGACGAACCTGGGGGTGTACGCGAAGATCATCGCCATCTGCGACGCGTACGACGCGCTCACCTCCCGCAGGCCCTACCGGGACGCGTACGGCCCGGAGGTGGCGCTGATGCTGATGTGGACGGAGATGCGCCAGAAGTTCGACCCGGAGCTCTTGTCCGTCTTCATGCGGGTGATGGCCATCCAGCCCATCAAGGTCCTCTCCCGCCGCCAGCAGCAGCTCAGCGTTTCCGGCCTGTAG
- a CDS encoding helix-turn-helix domain-containing protein: protein MKPFAQQTYYELLEVPPTATDAEIRAAHQRLMELYSPDSIAVYALGDPDQVEALRARMNEAMEMLTDADLRVEYDRSIGLSTERLAKAAATAEAAEAADKVDSAARVAEALATAAAALAKAAGAVDAERLEAESRLKAAASVNDNEGEAPRVSGPPGKSEERMRGEESKRQESSGMDAPGVPSEPVMVGGVAVVEAFRASFTRSLSFVYVPANPLRGQGRGATEAPAPAVDAKSPGAVEAQASSPVEATARTAASPVEAPSSAGSASVSANSAAESPVSADRVEALKAPVASTATEVPAPHPATDTRTVAATPALGANATPATTSAPEASATPAAPVATTPAQEASATPAAPVAATSALETSATPAAAETSAAPVAVTPAQEASATPAPVAATPAQEASATPAATPAPEISTTPPAAETSAAPVAAPPVPEAGATTLAPEASATPVAASQVPEAGSVAPSTEPTSAAAAVTTTQGESDPNPALDSSTTALVRIPATGASRSAVRPLTSRPIDSRPPQNGPTGPGTVKGPTVRKLGDAQVLAQDSAIATAESALAQVAAKVRDARPRGVDIPSDAEFNGELLRRVREARGLTIQQLADRTRISVRHLENVEADRYTALPTTVYLRGILMNLARELGLDPLRVSKSYLALFSEKPAKSGR from the coding sequence ATGAAGCCCTTCGCGCAGCAGACCTACTACGAGCTCCTGGAGGTCCCTCCCACGGCGACCGACGCGGAGATCCGTGCGGCGCACCAGCGCCTGATGGAGCTGTATTCGCCGGATTCCATCGCGGTGTACGCGCTGGGGGATCCGGATCAGGTGGAAGCGCTGCGTGCACGGATGAACGAAGCGATGGAGATGCTCACCGACGCGGACCTGCGCGTCGAGTATGACCGCTCCATCGGGCTGTCCACGGAGCGGCTCGCGAAGGCTGCCGCGACGGCGGAGGCGGCGGAGGCCGCGGACAAGGTGGACTCGGCCGCGCGTGTCGCGGAGGCTCTGGCCACCGCGGCCGCGGCGCTGGCGAAGGCCGCGGGTGCGGTGGATGCCGAAAGGCTGGAGGCGGAGTCGCGACTGAAGGCCGCGGCGTCCGTGAACGACAATGAAGGGGAGGCGCCTCGCGTGAGCGGGCCGCCTGGAAAGAGCGAGGAGCGGATGCGGGGTGAGGAGTCGAAGCGGCAGGAGTCCTCGGGGATGGACGCTCCAGGCGTGCCCTCCGAGCCGGTGATGGTGGGAGGCGTGGCGGTGGTGGAGGCCTTCCGTGCCTCGTTCACCCGGAGCCTGTCGTTCGTCTACGTCCCCGCGAATCCGCTGCGCGGCCAGGGCAGGGGAGCCACCGAAGCGCCGGCCCCCGCCGTGGACGCGAAGTCCCCCGGCGCCGTGGAGGCGCAGGCGTCCAGCCCTGTCGAGGCCACGGCCAGGACGGCCGCGTCCCCTGTGGAAGCCCCGTCGTCTGCCGGATCCGCTTCCGTGTCCGCGAACTCCGCTGCCGAGTCCCCGGTCTCGGCGGACCGCGTGGAAGCCCTCAAGGCCCCTGTTGCCTCCACGGCAACAGAGGTCCCGGCTCCCCATCCCGCGACGGACACCCGTACGGTGGCCGCGACGCCCGCGCTCGGAGCCAATGCCACGCCCGCCACGACGTCCGCGCCAGAAGCCAGCGCTACCCCCGCCGCGCCGGTAGCCACGACGCCCGCGCAGGAAGCCAGCGCCACGCCCGCCGCGCCGGTTGCCGCGACGTCCGCCCTTGAAACCAGCGCGACGCCCGCCGCGGCGGAAACGAGCGCCGCGCCGGTAGCCGTGACGCCCGCGCAGGAAGCCAGCGCCACGCCTGCGCCGGTAGCCGCGACGCCCGCGCAGGAAGCCAGCGCCACGCCCGCCGCGACGCCCGCCCCTGAAATCAGCACTACGCCCCCTGCGGCGGAAACGAGCGCCGCGCCGGTTGCCGCGCCCCCCGTCCCCGAAGCGGGCGCCACGACGCTTGCGCCGGAAGCCAGCGCCACGCCTGTTGCCGCGTCCCAGGTCCCTGAGGCCGGATCCGTGGCGCCCAGCACCGAGCCCACCTCGGCTGCGGCGGCCGTGACGACCACCCAGGGCGAGTCGGATCCGAACCCCGCCCTGGACTCCAGCACCACCGCGCTGGTTCGGATCCCGGCCACCGGGGCCTCCCGCTCCGCCGTTCGGCCCCTGACGTCGCGCCCCATCGACTCGCGTCCGCCCCAGAACGGCCCCACGGGGCCGGGGACCGTGAAGGGCCCCACGGTCCGCAAGCTCGGGGACGCCCAGGTCCTGGCTCAGGACTCCGCCATCGCCACCGCCGAGTCCGCGCTGGCCCAGGTGGCCGCCAAGGTCCGCGACGCCCGTCCCCGGGGCGTGGACATCCCCTCGGACGCCGAGTTCAACGGCGAGCTGCTCCGCCGTGTCCGCGAGGCCCGGGGCCTCACCATCCAGCAGCTGGCCGACCGCACCCGCATCTCCGTGCGTCACCTGGAGAACGTCGAGGCGGACCGCTACACCGCGCTGCCCACCACCGTGTACCTGCGCGGCATCCTCATGAACCTCGCCCGCGAGCTGGGCCTGGACCCCCTGCGTGTGTCCAAGAGTTACCTCGCGCTGTTCTCCGAGAAACCCGCCAAGTCGGGCCGTTGA
- a CDS encoding RluA family pseudouridine synthase: protein MASPDTREHRALPEARGERLDAYLARAFPDLTRSRLQGLIADGHVLSDGKPAKAAQRLRGGEVLALHVPAPVAAIPQAEALPVSVLHEDRDLVVVDKAAGMVVHPGAGHASGTLVNALLHRVKDLAGVGGELRPGIVHRLDKDTTGCLVVAKHEQALVALQKAFKTREVQKTYLALVHGVPPAEGRIETLYGRHPIHRQKFTGKVKEGKPAITLFRVREAFDGAALVEVDLLTGRTHQIRVHLAEAGHPLLCDALYGAGRKAKGAVAEAQEALGRQALHAWRLAFEHPRTHKALDLEAPLPEDFQKALTRLREASVPPGPPTKAKPAAKKATGRKR from the coding sequence GTGGCCTCACCCGACACGCGCGAGCACCGCGCCCTCCCCGAAGCCCGGGGCGAGCGCCTGGATGCGTACCTGGCCCGCGCGTTCCCGGACCTCACCCGCTCCCGCCTCCAGGGCCTCATCGCGGACGGCCACGTGCTGTCCGACGGCAAGCCCGCCAAGGCCGCGCAGCGTCTGCGCGGAGGCGAGGTGCTGGCCCTCCACGTCCCCGCGCCCGTCGCCGCGATTCCGCAGGCGGAAGCCCTGCCCGTGTCCGTGCTGCACGAGGACCGGGACCTCGTCGTCGTGGACAAGGCCGCCGGCATGGTGGTGCACCCGGGCGCGGGCCACGCGTCCGGCACGCTCGTCAACGCGCTCCTGCACCGCGTGAAGGACCTGGCCGGCGTGGGCGGCGAGCTGCGCCCCGGCATCGTCCACCGGCTGGACAAGGACACCACCGGCTGCCTCGTCGTGGCCAAGCACGAGCAGGCCCTGGTGGCGCTCCAGAAGGCCTTCAAGACGCGCGAGGTCCAGAAGACGTACCTGGCCCTGGTGCACGGCGTGCCGCCCGCGGAAGGCCGCATCGAGACGCTCTACGGCCGCCACCCCATCCACCGCCAGAAGTTCACCGGCAAGGTGAAGGAGGGCAAGCCCGCCATCACCCTGTTCCGCGTGCGCGAGGCCTTCGACGGCGCCGCGCTGGTGGAGGTGGACCTGCTCACCGGCCGCACGCACCAGATCCGCGTCCACCTGGCGGAGGCCGGGCACCCGCTCCTGTGCGACGCGCTCTACGGCGCCGGCCGCAAGGCGAAGGGCGCGGTCGCGGAGGCTCAAGAGGCGCTGGGCCGTCAGGCGCTGCACGCGTGGCGCCTGGCCTTCGAACACCCTCGCACCCACAAGGCGCTGGACCTGGAAGCCCCCCTCCCGGAGGACTTCCAGAAGGCGCTCACGCGCTTGCGCGAGGCGAGCGTTCCCCCGGGGCCTCCCACGAAGGCGAAGCCCGCGGCGAAGAAGGCTACAGGCCGGAAACGCTGA